A genomic window from Bos javanicus breed banteng chromosome 13, ARS-OSU_banteng_1.0, whole genome shotgun sequence includes:
- the HSPA12B gene encoding heat shock 70 kDa protein 12B, translated as MLAVPEMDLQGLYIGSSPQRSPVPSPPASPRTQESCGIAPLTPSQSPKPEARGPQQAPFSVVVAIDFGTTSSGYAFSFASDPEAIHMMRKWEGGDPGVAHQKTPTCLLLTPEGAFHSFGYTARDYYHDLDPEEARDWLYFEKFKMKIHSTTDLTLKTQLEAVNGKKMPALEVFAHALRFFKEHALQELSEQCPSLLEKDTVRWVLTVPAIWKQPAKQFMREAAYLAGLVSRENAEQLLIALEPEAASVYCRKLRLHQLVDLSSRAPGRGCLGERRSIDSSFRQAREQLRRSRHSRTFLVESGVGELWADLQAGDRYVVADCGGGTVDLTVHQLEQPHGTLKELYKASGGPCGAVGVDLAFEQLLGRIFGEDFITTFKRQRPAAWVDLTIAFEARKRTAGPHRTGALNISLPFSFIDFYRKQGGHNVETALRKSSVNFVKWSSHGMLRMTCEAMNELFQPTVSGIIQHIEALLERPEVQGVKLLFLVGGFAESAMLQHAVQAALGARGLRVVVPHDVALTILKGAVLFGQAPGVVRVRRSPLTYGVGVLNRFVAGVHPPDKLLVRDGRRWCTDVFERFVAAEQSVALGEEVRRSYCPARPGQRRVLINLYCCAAEDARFITDPGVRKCGALSLELEPAEGGPDAAGAPPGRREIRAAMQFGDTEIKVTAIDVSTNRSVRAAIDFLSN; from the exons ATGCTGGCTGTCCCGGAGATGGACCTACAGGGGCTGTACATTG GCTCCAGCCCACAGCGGTCTCCAGTGCccagcccacctgcctccccaagGACCCAGGAAAGCTGTGGCATTGCCCCTCTCACACCCTCACAGTCTCCA AAGCCCGAGGCCCGAGGCCCTCAGCAGGCCCCCTTCTCCGTGGTAGTGGCTATCGACTTTGGCACCACATCCAGTGGCTATGCCTTCAGCTTTGCCAGTGACCCTGAGGCCATCCACATGATGAG GAAATGGGAAGGGGGGGACCCAGGTGTGGCCCATCAGAAGACCCCTACCTGCCTGCTGCTGACCCCAGAGGGTGCCTTTCACAGCTTTGGCTATACAGCCCGCGATTATTACCACGATCTGGACCCTGAGGAGGCTCGTGACTGGCTCTACTTTGAGAAGTTCAAGATGAAGATCCACAGTACCACT GATCTCACTTTGAAGACCCAGCTAGAAGcagtaaatggaaagaaaatgccTGCCCTGGAGGTGTTCGCTCATGCCTTGCGCTTCTTCAAGGAGCATGCCCTTCAG GAGCTGAGTGAGCAGTGCCCGTCGCTGCTGGAGAAGGATACTGTGCGCTGGGTGTTGACTGTACCTGCCATCTGGAAACAACCAGCCAAGCAGTTCATGCGGGAGGCTGCCTACCTG GCTGGACTGGTGTCGAGAGAGAATGCAGAGCAATTACTCATCGCCCTGGAGCCTGAGGCTGCCTCTGTCTACTGCCGCAAGCTGCGTCTGCACCAGCTCGTGGATCTGAGTAGCCGAGCTCCAGGCAGAGGGTGCCTGGGCGAACGCCGCTCCATTGACTCCAGCTTCCGTCAGG CCCGAGAGCAGCTTCGAAGATCCCGCCACAGCCGGACATTCCTGGTGGAGTCGGGTGTTGGAGAGCTGTGGGCTGATCTGCAagcag GAGATCGCTATGTGGTGGCAGACTGTGGGGGAGGCACAGTGGACCTGACTGTGCACCAGCTGGAGCAGCCCCATGGCACCCTCAAGGAGCTCTACAAGGCGTCTG GCGGCCCCTGTGGTGCGGTGGGCGTGGACCTGGCTTTCGAGCAGCTGCTGGGCCGCATCTTCGGTGAGGACTTCATCACCACCTTCAAAAGGCAACGTCCAGCAGCCTGGGTGGATCTGACTATAGCCTTCGAGGCCCGCAAACGCACTGCAGGCCCGCACCGTACAGGGGCGCTCAACATCTCCCTACCGTTCTCCTTCATTGACTTCTACCGTAAGCAGGGAGGCCACAATGTGGAGACGGCCCTGCGCAAGAGCAG CGTGAACTTCGTGAAGTGGTCCTCACATGGGATGCTCAGGATGACTTGTGAGGCCATGAACGAACTCTTTCAGCCCACCGTCAGCGGGATCATCCAACACATAG AAGCACTGCTGGAGCGCCCTGAAGTGCAGGGTGTCAAACTGCTGTTCCTGGTGGGCGGCTTCGCCGAGTCGGCTATGCTGCAGCACGCGGTGCAGGCAGCTCTGGGCGCCCGTGGCCTGCGTGTGGTGGTTCCGCACGACGTAGCCCTCACCATCCTCAAAGGCGCAGTGCTTTTTGGGCAGGCGCCAGGAGTGGTTCGGGTGCGTAGATCGCCGCTCACATACGGCGTGGGCGTGCTCAACCGCTTCGTGGCTGGTGTTCACCCGCCTGACAAGCTGCTGGTTCGCGACGGTCGCCGCTGGTGCACCGACGTTTTTGAGCGCTTCGTGGCCGCCGAACAATCGGTGGCCCTGGGCGAGGAGGTGCGGCGCAGCTACTGCCCAGCGCGCCCAGGACAGCGGCGAGTGCTCATCAACCTGTACTGCTGCGCCGCGGAGGACGCGCGCTTCATCACCGACCCAGGAGTACGCAAGTGTGGCGCGCTCAGCCTCGAGCTTGAGCCAGCCGAGGGAGGCCCCGACGCGGCCGGAGCGCCCCCCGGCCGCCGCGAGATCCGCGCTGCCATGCAGTTTGGCGACACTGAGATTAAGGTCACTGCCATTGATGTCAGCACCAATCGCTCCGTGCGCGCCGCCATCGACTTTCTTTCCAATTGA